A stretch of Deltaproteobacteria bacterium PRO3 DNA encodes these proteins:
- a CDS encoding alpha/beta fold hydrolase has translation MLRMSEKSIHTESIHLPGGEAGVLLLHGFTATPDSMRYLGEKLNRAGFTVLAPILAGHGTRVEHLEQTQWQDWYRSVEDAFRALRAECRAVMVAGLSMGGLLAAHLAFHHKQAVRALGLMATPLFLDGFLVKGVFPAVWKTPLKHVYKYQPKGIASIKDPEARRRYQTYHKVPVVSVASMFELQKTVRQELKHLHHPTIILHSLHDETVPYGNLDYIQAILPGDEVETVTLKKSNHIITLDYDKDLVAKRLIKFFKRHRK, from the coding sequence ATGCTGAGGATGTCCGAGAAGTCGATCCACACCGAATCCATCCACCTCCCCGGGGGCGAGGCGGGGGTCCTCCTGCTCCACGGCTTCACCGCCACCCCCGATTCGATGCGCTATCTGGGCGAAAAGCTGAACCGGGCTGGCTTCACGGTCCTGGCCCCCATCCTGGCGGGCCACGGGACCCGGGTGGAGCACCTGGAGCAGACCCAGTGGCAGGATTGGTACCGCAGCGTCGAGGACGCCTTCCGTGCCCTGCGGGCGGAGTGCCGCGCGGTGATGGTGGCGGGCCTCTCGATGGGCGGCCTCCTGGCGGCCCACCTGGCCTTTCACCACAAGCAGGCGGTGCGGGCCCTGGGGCTGATGGCGACGCCGCTGTTCCTGGATGGATTCCTCGTGAAGGGGGTCTTTCCGGCGGTCTGGAAGACCCCGCTCAAGCACGTCTACAAATACCAGCCCAAGGGCATCGCCTCGATCAAGGACCCGGAGGCGCGGCGCCGCTACCAGACCTACCACAAGGTGCCCGTAGTCTCGGTCGCCAGCATGTTCGAGCTGCAGAAGACGGTGCGGCAGGAGCTGAAGCACCTCCACCACCCGACCATCATCCTTCATTCCCTGCATGACGAGACGGTGCCTTACGGCAACTTGGACTACATCCAGGCCATCCTGCCCGGTGACGAGGTCGAGACGGTGACGCTCAAGAAGAGCAACCACATCATCACCCTCGACTACGATAAGGACCTCGTCGCCAAGCGGCTGATCAAGTTTTTCAAACGTCATCGAAAATAA
- a CDS encoding polyprenyl synthetase family protein has product MSSRPVPSPAPLEPPFGDTLEALALQLKDELAAVEVEIQKNLLSQVPSVTQIATHIVMSGGKRLRPILCILAAQALDYRGPRVLSLATAIEFIHTATLLHDDVIDNAQLRRGRPSCNAIWDNKMSVLVGDFLYCQASSLIARDGDLKVLRSITDATTSTTEGEVLEITKSRDLRLGEAEYFKIVEFKTGMLMACATQVGAIVAGATPAQEKALADYGMHLGIAFQLADDVLDYVSVEAEFGKEKGVDLKEGKITLPLLYALERCTPAEREVIRDGTISARRDSFMKVLEVLKKYGAIDYALGLAARRSADARQSLAVLPESPAKAALLKLGDYVIQRKK; this is encoded by the coding sequence ATGTCCTCCCGTCCAGTCCCATCCCCCGCCCCCCTCGAGCCGCCCTTCGGCGACACCCTCGAGGCCCTGGCCCTGCAACTCAAGGATGAATTGGCGGCGGTCGAGGTCGAGATCCAAAAGAATCTCCTGAGCCAGGTACCCTCGGTCACCCAGATCGCCACCCACATCGTGATGAGCGGCGGCAAGCGCCTGCGCCCCATCCTCTGCATCTTGGCCGCCCAGGCCCTGGACTACCGCGGACCCCGAGTCCTCTCGCTCGCGACCGCCATCGAGTTCATCCACACCGCCACCCTGCTCCACGACGACGTGATCGACAACGCCCAGCTGCGGCGGGGCCGGCCTTCCTGCAACGCGATCTGGGACAACAAGATGTCGGTCTTGGTCGGCGACTTCCTCTACTGCCAGGCCTCCTCGCTGATCGCCCGCGACGGCGATCTAAAAGTATTGCGCAGCATCACCGACGCCACCACCAGCACCACCGAGGGCGAGGTCCTCGAGATCACCAAGTCGCGCGACCTGCGGTTGGGCGAGGCCGAATACTTCAAGATCGTCGAGTTCAAGACCGGCATGTTGATGGCCTGCGCGACCCAGGTCGGGGCCATCGTCGCCGGGGCGACGCCCGCCCAAGAGAAGGCCCTGGCCGACTACGGCATGCATTTGGGGATCGCCTTTCAGCTGGCCGACGACGTCCTCGACTACGTCAGCGTCGAAGCCGAGTTCGGCAAGGAGAAGGGCGTCGACCTCAAGGAGGGCAAGATCACCCTGCCGCTGCTCTACGCGCTGGAACGCTGCACCCCGGCGGAGCGCGAGGTGATACGCGACGGGACGATCAGCGCGCGTCGCGACAGCTTTATGAAGGTCTTGGAGGTACTGAAGAAGTACGGCGCCATCGATTACGCCCTGGGTCTCGCCGCGCGGCGCTCGGCCGACGCGCGCCAGTCGCTCGCGGTCCTGCCCGAGAGCCCCGCGAAGGCCGCCCTGCTGAAGCTCGGCGACTACGTCATCCAACGCAAGAAGTGA
- a CDS encoding nucleotidyltransferase, translating to MQDFSNLLRLLLENKIEFVLIGGMAAVVHGASQVTEDIDICAAIDPKQVEKLRACLRELHPKHRMTSQKLSFIEFPEETGNLKNLYLQTDWGILDVIGTVTGVGDYDAVLQSSVEIELFGVPCKVLGIEGLISAKQALGREKDLATVRELKAIRKLQEEKGKN from the coding sequence ATGCAAGACTTCAGCAACCTCCTCCGCCTGCTTTTGGAAAATAAGATCGAATTCGTTCTCATCGGCGGAATGGCGGCCGTCGTCCACGGAGCCAGCCAGGTCACCGAAGATATCGATATCTGCGCGGCCATCGACCCGAAACAAGTCGAAAAGCTGCGGGCCTGCCTTCGGGAACTCCATCCGAAACACCGGATGACATCCCAGAAGCTTTCTTTTATCGAGTTCCCGGAAGAAACCGGAAACCTGAAAAACCTCTATCTGCAGACGGACTGGGGGATCTTGGACGTGATCGGCACGGTCACCGGGGTGGGAGATTACGACGCGGTCCTGCAGAGTTCCGTCGAGATCGAATTATTCGGAGTGCCTTGCAAGGTCTTGGGCATCGAAGGCTTGATCTCCGCCAAGCAGGCCCTCGGCAGGGAGAAGGATCTGGCAACGGTTCGGGAATTGAAAGCCATTCGAAAACTTCAGGAAGAAAAAGGCAAAAACTAA
- the ychF gene encoding redox-regulated ATPase YchF: MGFNCGIVGLPNVGKSTIFNALTHAGAQAANYPFCTIDPNVGIVPLPDPRLGQIAKYIPPQKLIPTTVEFVDIAGLVKGASKGEGLGNQFLGNIKNTDAIAHIVRCFEDPDVVHVEGGVDPIRDIEVIDTELMLADLATVEKRLERSSKAAKSGDKELLAEVEVLQKVQKGLNEGVPVRRQGLSDKERAAIRELFLLTLKPVLYVANVNEAEAANPGPAAQRVMAHAEKEGAPCVVLSGAIEAEISNLPEAEQKAFLEDLGLHESGLDRMAHAGYKLLNLSTYFTAGEKEVRAWTIPSGAKAPQAAGVIHSDFEKGFIRAEVYHFDDLMKYKSEQAVKEAGLLRLEGKDYVVRDGDIMHFRFNV; encoded by the coding sequence ATGGGATTCAACTGCGGCATCGTCGGCCTGCCCAACGTCGGCAAATCCACCATCTTCAACGCCTTGACCCACGCCGGGGCCCAGGCGGCCAACTACCCCTTCTGCACCATCGATCCCAATGTCGGCATCGTCCCGCTCCCGGACCCGCGCTTGGGGCAGATCGCGAAGTACATCCCGCCGCAGAAGCTGATCCCCACCACCGTCGAGTTCGTCGACATCGCCGGCCTGGTGAAGGGCGCGTCGAAGGGAGAAGGGCTCGGCAACCAGTTTTTGGGCAACATCAAGAACACCGACGCGATCGCGCACATCGTGCGCTGCTTCGAGGACCCCGACGTCGTCCACGTCGAGGGCGGCGTCGACCCGATCCGCGACATCGAGGTGATCGACACCGAGCTGATGCTGGCGGACCTGGCCACGGTCGAAAAGCGCCTCGAGCGCAGCTCGAAAGCCGCGAAGAGCGGCGACAAAGAACTGCTCGCCGAGGTGGAGGTCCTGCAAAAGGTGCAAAAGGGCCTGAACGAGGGCGTGCCCGTGCGGCGCCAGGGCCTAAGCGACAAGGAAAGAGCCGCGATCCGCGAGCTCTTCCTGCTCACCCTCAAGCCCGTCCTGTATGTCGCCAACGTCAATGAGGCCGAGGCCGCGAACCCCGGCCCGGCCGCCCAACGCGTCATGGCCCACGCCGAAAAAGAAGGCGCGCCCTGCGTCGTGCTCTCGGGCGCCATCGAGGCGGAGATCTCGAACCTCCCCGAGGCCGAACAGAAGGCCTTCCTGGAGGACCTGGGCCTGCACGAGTCCGGCCTCGACCGCATGGCCCACGCGGGCTACAAGCTGCTCAACCTCTCCACCTACTTCACGGCCGGCGAGAAGGAGGTCCGCGCCTGGACCATCCCCAGCGGCGCCAAGGCCCCACAGGCCGCCGGCGTCATCCACAGCGACTTCGAAAAGGGCTTCATCCGCGCCGAGGTCTACCACTTCGACGATTTGATGAAATACAAGTCCGAGCAGGCGGTGAAAGAGGCGGGCCTGCTGCGCCTCGAGGGGAAGGACTACGTCGTCCGCGACGGGGACATCATGCATTTCCGCTTCAACGTCTGA
- a CDS encoding pirin family protein has protein sequence MINLRKAEERGHFDFGWLDTYHSFSFGEYYDPHHMGFRDLRVLNEDRVQPGKGFPTHPHRDMEILTYVLEGALQHRDSLGNGSVIRPGEVQRMSAGTGVTHSEYNASNEEPVHLLQIWILPRESGLPPGYEQKDFAAERKKGHWLLIASPDGHQGSVTVHQDVHVYASWIPPNEELFFQVKPDRHVWLQVARGEVLLQDHLLKAGDGAALSQVPSVDLRGKRDAEVLLFDLA, from the coding sequence ATGATCAACCTCCGCAAGGCCGAAGAGCGGGGCCACTTCGATTTCGGCTGGCTTGACACCTATCACAGCTTCTCCTTCGGCGAGTACTACGACCCGCACCACATGGGCTTTCGCGATCTGCGCGTCTTGAACGAGGACCGCGTCCAGCCGGGCAAGGGCTTCCCCACGCACCCGCACCGCGACATGGAGATCCTCACCTATGTCCTCGAGGGCGCCCTGCAGCACCGCGACAGCCTGGGCAACGGCTCGGTGATCCGGCCCGGCGAGGTGCAGCGGATGAGCGCGGGCACGGGCGTGACGCACAGCGAGTACAACGCCTCGAATGAAGAGCCGGTTCACCTTCTGCAAATCTGGATCCTGCCGCGGGAGTCCGGGCTGCCGCCCGGCTACGAGCAGAAGGACTTCGCAGCCGAGCGCAAGAAGGGCCACTGGCTGCTCATCGCCTCGCCCGACGGCCACCAGGGCTCGGTGACCGTGCATCAAGACGTCCACGTCTACGCCTCTTGGATCCCGCCCAACGAGGAGCTCTTTTTCCAGGTGAAGCCCGACCGCCACGTCTGGCTGCAGGTCGCCCGCGGCGAGGTCCTCCTGCAGGACCACTTGTTGAAGGCCGGCGACGGCGCGGCGCTCAGCCAGGTACCGAGCGTGGACCTGCGCGGGAAGCGGGATGCGGAAGTGCTGTTGTTCGATTTGGCTTGA